From one Candidatus Zixiibacteriota bacterium genomic stretch:
- a CDS encoding M6 family metalloprotease domain-containing protein produces the protein MNSKTNIKHLFLLAVLVFVFSAGAYASSLHPRIEARLKAEGRWDDYVESMNEAYERGVNRPPDLPLTQHHKISLGSGPDTARLIILLVEFSDNLASDDVYGDSAYFKNMVSSEGLLENGSMKEFYKENSYGQFVVEGDVYGWMMMPFTYDYYVNGSRGFGGPYPNNAQRLVEDAVMMADYYVDYSKYYDPDGNGVIDGLVVVHAGAGFETTGDSNMIHSHKWNTSSPVETNDGVYCYTYNMNPEEEASPQGGNTLVKIGVFCHEFGHTLGLPDLYDTDYSSSGIGKWSLMAGGSYNGQSEIPAQFDAWCKYRLGWVTPDLITENEIGHEFPPFATSGHVARIWTDGDDDGHQYYLIYNNNRLGFNKATPGEGLMILHVDQSQFHNRTEYKYLVAVEQADGDFDLEENRNGGDSGDPYPGASGAREFSEMTVPSSLSNTNDTTYVAVWGISDSDSIMTANLDINYTRPRLELLDYYVEEFEGNGNGYIEPGEKAGVFLSLINYRADAESLYVYTSVDNDQLVVEDSAFLLGDLASGAQIDNLADPILIDVPETADPSITEINIRVLDKTETDSVNINEIINIGGKAATVLLVDQDDNNPNNFETRYMHVLDSLRIPYELYSRDNNGT, from the coding sequence TATTTGTATTTTCAGCCGGCGCTTACGCCAGCTCGCTTCATCCCAGAATCGAAGCCAGGCTCAAGGCCGAGGGACGCTGGGATGATTATGTCGAAAGTATGAATGAAGCTTATGAGCGCGGGGTTAATCGGCCTCCCGATCTCCCCCTCACTCAACATCACAAGATTTCTCTCGGGTCCGGCCCCGATACGGCAAGATTGATCATTCTCCTGGTTGAATTTTCCGACAATCTCGCTTCCGATGATGTTTATGGTGATTCAGCTTATTTCAAGAATATGGTATCTTCAGAAGGACTATTAGAGAACGGAAGTATGAAGGAATTCTATAAAGAAAATTCCTATGGTCAGTTCGTGGTTGAGGGCGATGTGTATGGCTGGATGATGATGCCATTCACTTATGATTACTATGTAAATGGTTCACGAGGCTTTGGAGGGCCTTATCCCAATAATGCCCAGAGACTTGTCGAAGATGCAGTCATGATGGCCGACTATTACGTGGATTATTCGAAGTATTATGATCCGGACGGCAACGGTGTCATCGACGGTTTGGTGGTTGTCCATGCCGGTGCCGGCTTTGAAACGACCGGTGATTCCAACATGATCCATTCACACAAGTGGAATACTAGCAGTCCCGTTGAAACAAATGACGGTGTTTATTGCTATACGTACAACATGAATCCCGAGGAGGAGGCCTCTCCACAGGGGGGTAATACACTGGTCAAAATCGGGGTGTTCTGCCATGAGTTCGGGCATACACTGGGGTTGCCTGACCTGTACGATACCGATTACAGTTCCAGTGGTATCGGCAAGTGGTCGCTTATGGCGGGTGGCAGTTACAACGGGCAGAGCGAAATTCCGGCTCAGTTCGATGCCTGGTGCAAATATCGTCTCGGCTGGGTGACGCCGGATTTGATCACCGAAAACGAAATCGGCCATGAATTTCCGCCTTTCGCAACTTCGGGGCATGTCGCCCGGATCTGGACTGACGGCGATGATGACGGTCACCAGTATTACCTGATTTACAATAATAACAGGCTCGGGTTCAACAAGGCCACCCCGGGTGAGGGGCTGATGATTCTGCATGTGGACCAGTCACAATTCCACAACCGTACCGAGTACAAATACCTGGTTGCGGTCGAGCAGGCCGACGGTGATTTCGATCTGGAAGAAAATCGCAATGGCGGTGACAGTGGCGATCCTTATCCGGGTGCGTCAGGTGCCAGGGAATTTTCTGAAATGACAGTGCCATCATCATTGAGCAATACAAATGACACCACTTATGTGGCTGTCTGGGGTATTTCCGACTCGGATTCGATCATGACAGCCAACCTGGATATAAATTATACCCGGCCACGACTGGAACTGCTCGATTACTATGTGGAAGAATTTGAAGGCAACGGCAACGGCTATATCGAACCGGGCGAGAAAGCCGGCGTGTTTCTCAGCCTGATTAATTATCGGGCCGATGCTGAAAGTTTATATGTTTATACCTCAGTCGACAACGATCAGCTTGTCGTGGAAGATTCCGCATTCCTCCTGGGTGATCTGGCTTCCGGAGCTCAAATCGACAATTTAGCTGACCCGATTTTGATCGATGTTCCTGAAACGGCTGATCCGTCGATAACTGAAATAAATATCCGCGTTCTGGACAAAACCGAGACAGATTCTGTCAATATAAACGAAATTATTAATATCGGTGGCAAGGCGGCGACTGTGCTCCTTGTCGACCAGGATGACAACAATCCCAATAATTTTGAGACCAGGTATATGCATGTGCTGGACAGCCTGCGTATCCCTTACGAGCTTTATTCCCGCGATAACAACGGTACG